The window CAAGTCGTTCTTCGAAACCTTCGAGAGCTGGGCCGACCCGAACGACTGGCAACTGGTGCAGCAGAGGGCCGAGGGCATTCGCTACGCACCCCTCTCCACCTGTGGCCACCAGCGCATGGGTGCCCGCGAGCGCGTGCTGGACGTAGCCCGACGCTACCCCGATCGACTGCGGATCGAGTTGGACGCACTCTGCACGCGTGTCGTCTTCGACGAGCGCAACCGCGCCCTAGGAGTCGAATACCTGAAGGGCGCGCGGCTCTACAAGGCCCATAGCAAGCCCAGCAGCGCGCCGGGCGAGCGCCGCGAGCTGCGCGCCTCACGCGAGGTCGTGCTGAGCGGCGGGGCCTTCAACACACCACAGCTCCTGATGCTTTCGGGGGTCGGGCCGAAGGACGTTCTCGCCAAGCATGGCATCACCATGCGCGTAGACCTGCCGGGCGTGGGCCGGAACCTGCAGGACCGTTACGAGGTAGGTGTTGTCAACCGCATGAACTTCCCCGCCTGGTGGGTGCTGAAGAACGCGACATTCGCCCAGGGCGACCCGCAGTACCGAGAGTGGGCCCGCTCGCGCAAGGGCGTCTACAGCACAAACGGCGCGGTCCTGGCCGTCATCAAGCGCGCCGCCGCCAACCGGCCCCTGCCCGACCTGTTCTGCTTCGCGCTGCTGGGCCTATTCAAGGGCTACTATCCTGGGTACTCCACCGTCTTCGCCAAGAATCTGAACTACCTCACTTGGGCCATCCTTAAGGCCCACACGAACAACCGCGCGGGCCAAGTGACCCTCCGCTCAGGTGATCCGCGCGACACGCCGCTCGTCGACTTCAAGTATTTCGATGAAGGCAGCGACGCGAGCGGCGACGATCTCGCCTCCGTCGTCGCGGGCATCAAGTTTGTACGCACGATGACGAAGAAGCTCAAGGAGCAGAAGCTGATCGCCGCGGAGGAGGTGCCCGGGGACGAGGTTCAATCCGAAGACGATCTCGCCCAGTTCGTGAAGGACAACGCCTGGGGCCACCACGCCTCCTGCACCTGCCCGATCGGCTCGCGTGCGGAGGGCGGCGTGTTGACGGGCGACTTCAAGGTGCACGGCACCGAAGGCTTGCGCGTCGTGGACGCTTCGGTCTTCCCGCGTATCCCGGGCTTCTTCATCGTGAGCGCAGTCTACATGATCGGTGAAAAGGCCGCCGACGTGATGCTGAACCAGGCGTCGTCATAGCCTTGGCGTCCGAGAGACCCAGACATGGGACCACGAAACCAACGGCTCAAGGGGTCCGCATTGTCCCACGCGCCCTTTTTTCGTGCCGTAGTTGGTGACGTTGACGGCGGGTGTCGGAAGGAAGGCCCGCAGGAGCGATCATGCGATATCGACGGGTGCCCTGGATTTCCCTGGCGGTGACGCTGTGCCTGCTGGCGACAGGTGCCACGCGTGCCGCTGATCACAACGACCCTAACGCGATCAACTCGATCTTCTCCGACGTGCAGGTCAGCGCCGCCGACCTCTACGACATCTTCGGCTTTCCCGCCGACGACGAGACTGGCGGTGAGCGAGTGGTCATCGCGCTGACTTTTGCCTCGGTCCCGAGGGCGGGCGCCTTCGACACCGATATGCTCTACCGGGTCCGGATCTATCCCGGCCCGCGCCCGGCCCCGCCGCTCGAGAATGACCAGAGCCTTGAGGCCATGCTGGCCTACTTCGAGACGGTCAAGGATAAGTACCTGCACGCGAAGCCGGCCGAAGTGCGCTTGACCGTCGACGCCGCGGGCAAAGCATCGCTCGTGTTCCTGGGCTTCCCGAGTGGCAGTTTCGAAAAGGCCATTGAAACGAACACGGTCACGACCGTCAAGAGCCCCGACGGGCAGGTGCTCAAGGTCTATGTCGGCGGGCGCGACGACGCATTCTTCAACGACCTACCGGGCTTCTTCCGCTCTATCAACTACGCGCCCCAGTTCTATCACGTGCCAGTCTCGGCGCCGAAGGAGCTGAGGGAGCTGCCCATCCCCAAGACGCTCCTCGAGCTGGAGGGCAACACGCTTTTCAACTTCAACCCCCAGAAACCAAACCTGGGCAGTGGCGTGAAGGAGGATCTGCCTCCGGGCCCGTACACCTGGAACGGCAAGGGCTACCTCAAGGACGCCAACGGCAACTACCGCTTCGTCTACAGCGGTAAGGACGCCCAAGCCGGGCGCAACGTCAACTCAATGATCTTGGAACTCCCTCTCTCCTTCGTCACCAAGACCCCGCAGATCGACCGGCTCGTGAACACCTGGGGCGAGAGCTGGGTGCTCAAGGCAGCGCACAGGATCATGGCGATTCCGGACGACCGCCAGCGCCCGCGCGGGCCGGCCTGGGTACGCCATCCGTGGGTCACGGGGGGCGCTGTAATCGTGCTTGGGCTCTTGCTCTTTCTGGTCGGAAGGCCGGCGCCAGCAGCGATGCGGGGCGGACACAAGGTAATCCGGCTGGCGGGTCTTGCGCTGATGGCTGGAGGCTTGGCCGCCGGCGTCCTGATCTCGCGGCTCGAGCAGTCCAGCGACGCGTTGCACGGCCCGCCCGACGCCCAACTCGAGAAATACAAGCTCGTGGACACCGATGGCCAAGCGTTCGCCGACGCGGCGCTCAACGAGCGCGAGGACGACCGCCAGGTGGGCGCGGACAACTTCTGGCTCGCGGAGCACTTCGTGACGCGCCTCGCGCACCTGGGCTGGGGGTTCGGGCCCTCCGTCAGCGCGTTGGGTCTCAAGACGGCCTTCGACCACGGTAACTCACCTATTTCGGTGCACAAGACCTACGCGTTGGCTGCAGAGGCCTTTCCGCGTGTCAAGAAGATGATCTTCCAGCGCCTGAACATGCCCGACGACACTTGGAATAAGCACCACCTGAAGATCCCGTTGCGCCGCACGTTCGAGGTCTTCATCCCCAACGTCTGCGCGATCGACATGGACACGACCGGCACCTGGCCCTTCGGACGGAGGCCAGAAGACCAGGTCGCCACGCGCTTTCTCTCGCTCTTCCTCGATATGGAGGCGGAGCTAAACGGTAAGAAGTACAACGTGGAGACGCTCAACGACCCGGAACTGTGGGCACACGCGCCCATCGAACCAAAGACGCCGCCGAACCCGCTCAAGAACGACAAACCGTTCCTCACGGCGTTTCCCTATTTGGCCGAGCCATGGTGACCACGGCCCCCCGCGTCCGTCGCGGGGGGGCCTTCGTCCTTGTCGTCCTCGGCGCATGCGCTGCGTTAGTCCTGCGCACCGACGAATCGCAGGCACGGCTGACCGACTATGCGACCGACCTGCAGCGTCTCGACGCCCAGCTCCTCGCCCTCGGTCCGAGGCTGATCGCACCTTCCCCTCTAGAGCGCGCCACTCGCCAAGTGGCGCTGCTCCAACGCCGGGCGGCGCTCACGGGGAGCACGGCCGACGAGGCCCGCGCCCGCGCAGCGGCCGCCGAGAACCTCCAGGGCCTCGGCCCGGCGCCCGACCTGCTTCTTCTCGCCGCTGACTTCGCCCTTCGCTTCCACCGACTCGCAGAAGCGCGCGCCGACCTTGAGCGGCTGCCGGCGCGCATCGCGGGCCCGAGCGCCGAGGCCTTGCGGTCCGACCTGGCCCTGCAAGAAGGCGACTACGCCCGAGCACGGCTGCACTGCGAGGAAGCCTTGCGCGTTCGCCGCGATTGGGACGTGCTCGAACGGCTGGCACACCTCGAGTCCCTCAGGGGCGCTAGCGAGAGCGCCGACGCCCTGTACGCCCAGGCCGAGGACGAGCTCACCGCCAAGGAGATGCGCGCCTACGCCTGGGTCGAACTGCAGCGTGGCCAGCTCGCGCTCAGCCGTGGCCGTCACGCCGAGGCGGAGCAGCACTACGCGCGCGCCGAGCGCGGCTACTCCGGGGATTGGCGGGTTGCGGAGCACTTGGCCGAGCTGTGCGCCGCAGAACGGCGCTTCGAAGAGGCGGTGGCGCTTTACGAGCGGGTGGTGGCGCGTGTGGCGCGGCCCGAGATCGAGCAGGCGCTCGGCGATCTGCTGGCCTTCATCGGCCGTCCTGAGGCCGCACGCGGCTGGCACGACCGAGCCTTGCGGGGCTACCTTGCGTCCGTGGGGCGCGGTGAAGTGCACTACTTCCACCACCTGGCGGGCTTCTTCGCGGACGCACGCCCGGACGCGGACGAGGCTCTGCGCTGGGCGCGTCGGGACGCGGCATTGCGCGGCGGCGTTCCCACGCAGGACGCGCTGGCCTGGGCGCTCTACCGCGCTGGTCGCTTCAGCGAGGCGCTGGATGCGATGCGTACGGCGCTCCAGGGCGGCATCCGGGACGCGCACCTCTGCTTCCGCGCCGGCATGATCCACCTGGCCGCTGGCCGCGCCGCGGAAGGGCGTCATTGGCTGGCGCTCGCCGCCGACCTCAACCCGCACTACGACGCCTTCCATGAGCACCGCTGAGTCGGCCCCCCGCCAGCCCTGGCTGGGCTTCTGTGTCTTGACCGCCCTGCTGGCGGCTGCCCAGCTCGCCGAAGGGCACCCCGTCGCGCAGGGCCGCATGGCAGTCGAGATCCTTCAGGACCGGCTGCTAGTGCGCGCAACCGTCCCGCTCGAGGAAGTGCTCGTCGCCTCCGCCCAGGCCTCGCCCGACGAGGCGGCGCTGCCGCTGAGACTACGTACGCACGGCGACTACTTGGCTTCACACCTGCACGTCGTGGCCGATGGTTGCGCCCTGACGGGGCGCGTCCTAGAGGGGCCCGAGCGGTACACAGGCGGGTGGCCGAGCTACCTGCTCGAGTATGGACCGACCCGCGCTCAGCCGACACACATCGAGCTACAGCAGAACGTTCTCCGCGAGTTCCAGTTCGCGCCGGGCAACCCATGGGAGGCCAGCTACATCGTGAGCATCGGCCGGGCGGGGGAGCGGCCGGAGCAGGGCTCGCTGCTCACGTCGCGGGGGCCGCTCAATTGGCAGGACTCGTCGCACGCCACGGAGGTGGGGCTTCTGGCTGCGTTCGTGCGCCACGGAATGACGCACATTCTGGCCGGCTACGACCACCTGCTCTTTGTCGCGGCACTGGTCCTGGCGGTGGCGTCGCTCTGGGACTTGGTGAAGGTCGTTGCGGCGTTCACGCTGGCGCACACGTTAACTCTCGCTCTAGCCGCATTCGGCCTGCTGCGCCTGCCCGGCGCATTCGTCGAGCCCATGATCGCGGCGAGTATCGTCTGCGTCGCCCTGCAGAACGTGCTCTGGCCCGAGCGCAGCCGCGGCCGCAGCCGCCTAGTAGTCGCGTTCCTGTTCGGACTCTTTCACGGCCTTGGCTTCGCCGGTGGTTTGCTTGAGGCCATGGCCGGCCTTCCGACCGTGAGCGCTTTGCTGGCGATCGCGGCCTTCAGCGCGGGGGTTGAGATTGGGCATCAGGCGGTAGTGCTGCCGGCTTTTGCCGGTCTCCGCTTGTTGCGGCGTACCGGGCTGTCGAATGGACCCGACGCAGTCCTGAGCCGCTATGGGTCGGTGCTGATCGCTGTTGCGGGTAGCGTGTATCTCGCTGCCGCGTTGCGCTAGGTGAGGAGCAGGAGGATGAATGGCTGAGCCCGTGAAGATCGCTGAGGTGCTGGAGAAAGAGCTGGAGCACCTCGGGAAGCAGGACGGCCTGAAAGAAGCTGCCAAGAGGGACCTCAAGGAGCTCTACACACACATCGGCACTCTGCCCGAGGGGCGGGAGCTATCGGCCCTCTGCTTCTCCGGAGGCGGCATTCGCAGCGCCACCTTCAACCTGGGCGTGCTTCAGGCGCTAGCCAACCTCGGAGTGTTGAAGCACTTCGACTACCTGTCGAGCGTGTCTGGAGGCGGCTACATCGCGGGGTGGCTGAAGGCTTGGATGCATCGGGAGCCACTGCCGCAGGTCGTCGAGCAGTTAGCGAGGCCCGCACGCATGGCCGGATTCCGTCCCCTCGCCCCCGAGCCCCGGCCCATCGACCACCTGCGCGAGTACAGCAACTACCTCACACCGCGCCTTGGCTTCTTCTCAGCCGACACCTGGAGCGCCGCCGCCATGATCGTCCGCAACTTGCTCCTTAACTGGCTGGTGCTCGTGCCGGCCCTGACGGCCGTCGTGGCGGTTCCTCAAGTGGCACTCATCGTGGCCGCGCAGGCCTATTCCGACTTCACCTGGGGTGCGGTGGCCTTTGGGTTCGCACTGCTCTCGGCGCTCATGGCCAGCTTGGCGATTTACCGGCTTCGCCGTGATGGAGGCCAACCTCCCCTGATACTGCTCTTCGGCGTGCTCCCCCTCTGGCTCTCGGCCCTCCTCCTGTCGCTGGCGGCTCGGTGGATGGGCGGGGGCTTTGAGGGGCCCGAGCTGTGGATCTTTTGCGCACTCTGGTACATCGTCATCCCGTTGGGAGGTTGGCTCGCAGCGCGCCTCTCGACGGGGGCACACGAGGCTCAGCCGCCTGCCCGCGCGGAGATCGTCGCCCTCGTGCTGTCTAATGGCGTCGCGGCGTTGCTGCTAGGGTTAGTCGCGCGCGCCTGGCTCCCAGGTGTGCAGCAGCACCCGCGCCGATTCGTGCTCTTCGCTGTCCCGATTTTGCTGGGGCTCTACCTGCTGGCACGGACGTTGTTCGTGGCCTTTGCCAGCCTGGGTGAGCGCGACCCGCGCGACCCCACTCCAAGCACCTGGACACCTGAGCTCGGCAACGCTGACCGCGAGTGGTGGGCACGTCTTTCCGGATGGGTACTTCTCCTCTCCGTGGGCTGGATCGGCATCAGCGCGCTTGTGCTGGGCGGTCATATGCTGACGGCCATCACGGGCCAATTGGTGGCTGCCGCGGGAGGCCTGACGGGCCTGATCACGGCTCTCTTAGGGGCGAGTTCTCGTACCCCCGGGGGCAGCGAGCCACGGCATCAGACGCCGTCGCCCGTGGCGGCTTGGGGGCTGCGCCTCCTGGCTCCGGCCACGCTGGCTGGCATTGTATTGGTCCTCGCCGAGCTGAGCGCCTGGGCTGGCCGGCTGGCAACTGGTCGCGACGCCCTCCTAGTGCCCCACGTCCCGCTTGTCTGCTATTCCTTCCCAGAGGTAGTCACCCTCGTTGGACGCTTCTTGATCGTGCCCGCCAGCTGCACCCTTCTGTCCTGGCTACTCGGCTGGGTCGTGAACGTCAACCGTTTCTCCCTCCATGGCTTCTACCGCAACCGGCTCGTGCGCGCCTACCTGGGCGCCTCGAACACACACCGCCGGCCGAATCCGTTTACCGGCTTCGACGCGAACGACGACGTGCCCTTGCCTCAGCTGGCCCACGACATCTCGCCCCGGCCCTTCTCCGTGATCAACGTCACGCTCAACCTGGTGAGAAGCGGTGAAAACCTCGCCTGGCAGCAGCGCAAAGCCGAGTCCTTCTCGATGACGCCCCTCTACTGTGGCAATTTCCACGACGGCTATCGCCCGACGTCCGAGTACGGGGGCCCGAACGGCATTTCGCTCGGCACAGCCGTCACAATCTCCGGTGCCGCTGCGAACCCGAGCTCGGGCTACCACTCGTCCCCACTCGTAGCGTTTCTGATGACGCTTTTCAACGTCCGCTTGGGCGCGTGGCTCGGCAACCCAAACCGCAATGGTGAGCGTGTCTACCGCTTCAGTGGGCCGCGGCACGCTTGGAAGCCGCTCTTTGCCGACCTTTTCAGCGAAACGGACGCTCAGCACGCATACGTGAGCCTTTCCGACGGCGGTCACTTCGAGAACTTGGCGATCTACGAGATGGTGCTGCGGCGCTGCCGGCTCATTGTGGCCAGTGACGCCGGGCAGGACCCGGGGCATGACTTCGAGGACCTTGGCAACCTGATCCGCAAGGTGCGCATCGACTTCGGAATTCCGATCGAGTTCGACCAGCCGATCCGAATCCTGGCTCGCAGCGCGGAAGGCCAGCACGGGCTTGCCTGCGCGCTGGCCAGGATCCGCTATGACCTAGTCGACCTCGGCACGCCGCCCGGCTACCTTCTCTATCTGAAGCCAACGCTCCTGGCAACGGCCGTGCCCATCGACGTCCTGGCCTATTCTCGTACCTCGAAGACCTTCCCCCACGAGACTACGGCCGACCAGTTCTTCACCGAAGCGCAATTCGAGAGTTATCGGGCGCTGGGCTTTCAGTTGGCTGAGCGGCTCGGTGGCAATCGCATTCCGGCCAGCTTGACGGACCTGTTCGCCACTGTTTCACGGCAGCTCGACGAGGCAGCCAGGCAGGCAGGGGCCGTACCGCCGCCGGGTGACGCCAATCCAACGGTGCCGTTTGCTCCGTGAAGGAGCCTTTTCAGCAAACAGAGCGGGCGGACCCGCTCCTGGGGAGCCCTCGCTAACGGCGAGAGGAAACGACCGGCTCAGGCGGTCGGCAGGGTCTAGTCTCTTCCAGGCCCGCGCATCGACTGAGCCCCAGGGGCTGCACTCTTGCGTCAGCGTTGTGGTTCGAGTTGGCGGGCGAGGCAGGTCCCTTACGACTAGGCTCTCCTGGATGTGGCCTTAGCTGCTGCTTGGTTCGTCGGAGCCCTCTGGAGTCCAAGGATGGAGACCAATGAAGCGTGACCAGCCCCTGTTGTGGCTCCTCATTGTTGCGTTGCTCGGGGGCGTGGTCTCACCCCAGTTCCTAGGCTCGCGGGCCACCCCCACGAAGGGGAAGACCGACATCCCTAAGGCTCCCAGCCCGATCCTGCCGACTTCACCTGTCAAAGCGGAGTTCGTCTCGGTTCTTGCCCGCTTCTTGACACCGGATCTCGACTCTGCGGCGGCCACGCTGCCCGCCCTGCGGAAAGAGGCCGAGAAACAATCGATTGACGTGCGCTTCTTGATCGCCACCCTGCCGGATCCGATCGATTCGCATGCCGGCTGGCTGTTCGATCCGCTCCTTGACGCCATCCAGAGCGCGACTGCGGCTAGCGGCTACGTACTCGATCGATACTCGGTACCTTGGAGGCCCACAACCGAGGTCTCCGGAGGAAGGCTTCATCGAATAGGGCTCTTTAATCATGAGGAAGCGCCCGCGGTCGTCCTGCTCCGCCGCACCGGTCCACAACCAAGCTACAAACAAGAGCTTCTAGTGCTCTTCCTCGTGGGAGAAACACCCACCTCTGGGATCCATACCAGAGCGCTCCTGGCGGCGTTAAAGGTAATCGGGGACTGGAATCCTGATGGAGCCAGGACTATCCCGATCCTGGGGCCGTCATTTTCAGGGTCAACCGCGTCGCTGGTTAGTGCCATCCGATCCTGGGGCCGCGCCAACCACAATGCAAAGTGCCTACGCATCGTCTCGGGGAGCGCCACCAGCATTGTGCGCAAACGAATCGAAGAGGTTCTACCGAACCGCGTGACCTTTCGAGCAACGGTCGCACCTGATACCTGGGTGCTTGAGAAGATGCACTCTTATATGAGTGACACCTATGGCCTGTTCGAGGAGCGCGGCCCCCTCGGAAAACGGCTAGCTGCCCTACTTGTCGAGTCCAACACCGACTACGGTCGTGCTCTCAGTGACTACCTGTCAACCCAGCAAGCAGACGCGCTTGTCCTTCGCTTTCCGCTCCACATCGCCCACCTAAGAAGTGCCTACGCGAGCGATCGGGTCGAAGCACCGCCAGAAACAAGCACTTCCGCCACAAGCTTGTCGCTCCGCCTTTCCTTCGACGAGCCTCTCGACGCGGCGGACCTCCTCCCGACGTTTGATCCATTGCCGACGTCCCGCGAGGTGGATCTCGCCTTGTCAAACATCCTTGACGTCCTTGGTCGTGAGCGCGTCTCCTACGTCGGGCTCTTGGCAACCGACTCCCGCGACAAGCTGTTCCTCGCGCAGCAGATCGCGAGACATTGCCCCGACGTGGTGCTCTTCACGCTCGAGAGTGACTTGTTTTATGCTCACCCGGACTACGCCCGCTACATGCGCGGCGCGATCGTGGTCTCGAGTTACCCCGTCTTCAACGGTACGCAGTCTTGGACGCTGCCGTTCGAAGGCGCTCGTATGCGTCTACAGCTTCCGACGACGAACACACAAGGTGTCTACAACGCCACTCTCGCCCTGCTGGGGTACGACGAGGAGGGCAATCCGCTCAGCTATTCCCCCGCGCCCCCGAATCTCGTGGACTACGCGGTCCCCCAGGCTCTCGATTGTCCAGACGGCTGCCGTCCTCCGCTTTGGTTCAGCGTCGTGGGGCGAGGCTCGATATGGCCACTTGCGACCGCAAAGCCGAGTTCTGACGTGTTGGCCTATGTTCAGCCTTGGAAACCCCCGAGCCATGGCAACCTGTCTGAAGTCCCCGTCGCGCTCCACCCCTCCGAATTCGCACTGGCCGCCTTCGGTGTTCTAACCTTCATCGGCCTGGCTCATGGGCTAGCCTACTGCTTTCAGCGCCAGGAGAAGCCCTGGCCCCTCCTCAGCTCATTAGGTTGCCGGGGCCATGCTGAGCGGCAGCCGTATCTGTTTGTCTGCTTCGGCGTACTGAGCTCGCTCTATGCCGTCTGCGCTCCCGTCCTCCTCATTGCGTTGGGCCTGATTCGACCTGGAAAGCTGTGGCCCGCAGGTCTGGGCTGGGGTAAGGCCGGGCTCGTGGCTGTCGCGTTCTGCGCCATCGGACTCGCCTCATGCACGGTCTGGTCGGGCTTGAGCGCAGCCGCCCTCACGTGGTCCAAGAAGGGGGGCCACGTGAATGTCAGCGAGGAGGACAACAGGCAAAAAGGCATCGCGTCAGGGCTGCTCCTTGGCGCTCTGCTCGTCGGTTGCAGCGCTGCCGCCTGGTTTCTCTGGTACTCATGGGCCGTTCTGCAAGGGCTGTTTTCAGTGGACCTCCAGACTCGCGCGGCGCTCTTGTTCTACGTCGAGCGGGCCACAAATCCCGGGAACGGCGTGTCCCCCTTGGTGCCGCTTCTTCTGCTCGGCGCTGCCTTTTACGCTGCGGCTTTCCTTCAGCTGCGCCGGCTCAGTCTTCCTCATCCGGTCTTGGGAGCGGACGGCCTTCCAGAGATCAAGCGACTCGCCAAGGGTGCCATCGACGGCGAGCGCGCAGCCCTCGGGTGGCTTGTTGGGCCGGGCACTCTGTTGCTGCCACCGTGGCGGCTCGCGGTACCCGTCCTTGGCCTGATCTTTGGTGCTTTCTGCCTCAATTTGCGCCAGCGCCTTTCGACGATCGAGGGTCCTGTCTTCGACGCGGGCTGCGAGCTCTCGTTCCTGTTGCTCCATGGCCTGGTCGCACTGTCGCTGCTTCGTTTTGTCTGCCTCTGGTCGTCCCTCAAGGATTTGCTGCGGCGTCTAAGTGCCCACCCGATCGTTGCGGCCTACAGCCGTCTCTCGCCGAGGCTTGCCCGCACCTTCGAGGCGAGGTACTCGCCCGCGGTTCCTGAGATGCTCGAGCTGGGTGAGCCGCTTGGCCTCGCTAGGCGGCTCGACGATGGATTGGGCGCCGTCAAGAACGACCTTGAGACCCGCTACCCGTACTGCAAGGGCCCGCTCCTAGTCCTAGTGACTGCGCTCGGTGGGTCCGCGGCGACGGAGGTGATGTTCGAGAACGAGGTCGGCGAACCAAAAGCGGCCACGACATGGTCTGGCAGTGGCACTTGGCAGTTCTTGGTCGGATTGACGGCCCCCATGATTGACTTCCTCGATACGTTCTGGACTGGCCATCCGAACGTCATGCTGGCGACGAGAGATTCCGACAAACCGGATCCGCCCCTTGAGTGGCTCTCTCGAGGCGAGGAGTTCCTGGCGACTCTCGTGGCCCTCTGCGTCCGCGAGGTGCTCGCACATCTCAGGAACTGCCTGCTCTTTGTGATGATCGGCCTCTTCCTCATCCTGGGTGTTGTTTCCTCGTTCCCGTTCCAGCCGCAGCGGCACCTGCTCGGGTTTCCTTGGGTAGTCATGCTTGGCGTGATCGGTGCGCTTGTGATGGTCTTCGTCCAGATCGATCGGGACGAGGTGATCAGCCGGATTTCGGGCACGCCCCCGGGGAGAGTGAGCTGGGATTGGACCTTCGTCTCGAGCCTCCTGACCTACGGGTTGCTGCCGCTGGCGACGCTCTTCGCAACGCAGTTCCCTGAGATCGGAACGGTCGTCCTGACGGCTTTGCAGCCGGTTCAAAAGAGCATTCCGTGAGCGACCTGTCGAGGGGAATCCCTGTCGTCGCCTTCGCTCTCGCCAATGTCTTACCGGCTGCTTCTGGCACGGCTTTAGACCTCTTGTGTCAGCTGCCTCGCGGCCCGATTCAGGGCCTCGTCGTGAAGGTCGGAGGGCCTTCCCTCGCGCCACCTCGCCTACGCTTGACCTTGCTGCACTTGCCGCGGGTTGAAGCGATGACGGCGGCGGTTGTAGGGAAGAAGACGGGCAGGAGATTATCGTGGGCCAACACTGGATTGTTTGCCGCTCGAGAACCACAGTGGCTGTTCGCATTCCTACGCCGGAGGCTGGCATGACAATACTCCGTCTTCTCCTGTTCCCTATTGGACTTTTGGTGCTTCAGCCTTGCCTTGGAGCGACTGAAGGTAATCCAAAGGAGGAATTCGAGTCACTGAAGGCCTGCGCCAGCATGGCCCGCGACGGACTTCCAGACATGGCGGAGACGCGCGACCGTCGGTTTGAGGGCAAGGTCCCGGTGGCAACTGCGCTGTGCCGCGGGGGTGAGAAGGCCCTGCAATTGCGTCTCACGCCCTGGGTGGACTGGTCGCAATACTGGGGCACCGGCGACCTCAGATCGAGACCAACCGGACTGATCACGAGCAGCGGGCCGTCCTTTCGTGGCCTAACAGGAGCCTTGTTCGACTTGGAGTATGAGCGCATCGAGCTGCTCAGGTTCAATCTTTTCGACAACAACAAGACCTATAAAGAGTACGTTACCGGACGAACTGCTGTTGCTGGTCCCACTATCAAGGTCTGGCCTGAGATGAGGCTGCCCAGCGGTCATCCCGACTATCAGAGCGTTGGGGGTGATGGAATTCAGGTCTGCAAGGGGGATCTGATCCGCAGCCGGACTCCGACAGGGATCTGTAACGACATCTTGAATCCTCTCATGGGCTCCTCCGGGCAGCTTTTCGCGCGCAACGTGGAGTTTGACACCACGTTCCCGGACCTGGGTCGGAACGAGCTGACCAAGAACCGCCACGGCAACCGACTGAGCCTCCTCATGCCTGATCCGCAAGTCGTGAGTAGGAAGCTATTTACTCGATCGCAATCACACCCGGAGGCTTGTAACGAAGGACTTGGCCTTCCTAACAACCCTCCATCCGCAAACTGCGAATACAAGAAGGCAGCATTTCTGAACGTGCTCGCAGCGTTTTGGATTCAGTTCATGACCCACGATTGGTTTTCTCATTTGGTGGAGGGGCACAACCACGCTGAATTCATGCCGGTGGGATGCCAGGCCCGGCTTTACAACAATGTCGAGACGCCCTTGACCGCGGATGAGATCCAGCGGCTTGGGTGCCGACCAGGGGACCGTATCGACAAAGCGTACGTTGAGGAGGCTGCGGAGCCGGAGCACTTCGTGAGCGGCGGCAAGGACTATCTCGCGCGGGCGCCGAAGACCATGCGCAACAACAATACGGCTTGGTGGGACGCATCACAGCTCTATGGATACGATGACGTTTCGCGAAACCGCGTCAAGCTCGATCGAAACGATCCCGCCAAACTACGTCTCGATCCCCTCCCGGGCTCGGCCGGCCCGGGTTACCTCCCTCTCTTCGAACCTGGCGATCCCATCAATCCC of the Vicinamibacteria bacterium genome contains:
- a CDS encoding GMC family oxidoreductase, with amino-acid sequence MADRQADCEYIVVGSGAGGGTLAARLAEAGRTVVLLEAGGDPRQLQGGDPHVPDGHRLPDDYDVPVFHAFASENEAIGWAFFVRHYGDLARQRRDPKFVPESDGVFYPRAGALGGCTAHNAMITVYPHNADWNELARVANDASWGADRMRTYFERLENCHHRPVDRFLRFLGLNPSRHGWTGWLHTEKAIPLAALDDDDLVKVITESAHDAFEYLGNPVTRLKSFFETFESWADPNDWQLVQQRAEGIRYAPLSTCGHQRMGARERVLDVARRYPDRLRIELDALCTRVVFDERNRALGVEYLKGARLYKAHSKPSSAPGERRELRASREVVLSGGAFNTPQLLMLSGVGPKDVLAKHGITMRVDLPGVGRNLQDRYEVGVVNRMNFPAWWVLKNATFAQGDPQYREWARSRKGVYSTNGAVLAVIKRAAANRPLPDLFCFALLGLFKGYYPGYSTVFAKNLNYLTWAILKAHTNNRAGQVTLRSGDPRDTPLVDFKYFDEGSDASGDDLASVVAGIKFVRTMTKKLKEQKLIAAEEVPGDEVQSEDDLAQFVKDNAWGHHASCTCPIGSRAEGGVLTGDFKVHGTEGLRVVDASVFPRIPGFFIVSAVYMIGEKAADVMLNQASS
- a CDS encoding DUF4331 family protein; translated protein: MRYRRVPWISLAVTLCLLATGATRAADHNDPNAINSIFSDVQVSAADLYDIFGFPADDETGGERVVIALTFASVPRAGAFDTDMLYRVRIYPGPRPAPPLENDQSLEAMLAYFETVKDKYLHAKPAEVRLTVDAAGKASLVFLGFPSGSFEKAIETNTVTTVKSPDGQVLKVYVGGRDDAFFNDLPGFFRSINYAPQFYHVPVSAPKELRELPIPKTLLELEGNTLFNFNPQKPNLGSGVKEDLPPGPYTWNGKGYLKDANGNYRFVYSGKDAQAGRNVNSMILELPLSFVTKTPQIDRLVNTWGESWVLKAAHRIMAIPDDRQRPRGPAWVRHPWVTGGAVIVLGLLLFLVGRPAPAAMRGGHKVIRLAGLALMAGGLAAGVLISRLEQSSDALHGPPDAQLEKYKLVDTDGQAFADAALNEREDDRQVGADNFWLAEHFVTRLAHLGWGFGPSVSALGLKTAFDHGNSPISVHKTYALAAEAFPRVKKMIFQRLNMPDDTWNKHHLKIPLRRTFEVFIPNVCAIDMDTTGTWPFGRRPEDQVATRFLSLFLDMEAELNGKKYNVETLNDPELWAHAPIEPKTPPNPLKNDKPFLTAFPYLAEPW
- a CDS encoding HupE/UreJ family protein, whose translation is MTALLAAAQLAEGHPVAQGRMAVEILQDRLLVRATVPLEEVLVASAQASPDEAALPLRLRTHGDYLASHLHVVADGCALTGRVLEGPERYTGGWPSYLLEYGPTRAQPTHIELQQNVLREFQFAPGNPWEASYIVSIGRAGERPEQGSLLTSRGPLNWQDSSHATEVGLLAAFVRHGMTHILAGYDHLLFVAALVLAVASLWDLVKVVAAFTLAHTLTLALAAFGLLRLPGAFVEPMIAASIVCVALQNVLWPERSRGRSRLVVAFLFGLFHGLGFAGGLLEAMAGLPTVSALLAIAAFSAGVEIGHQAVVLPAFAGLRLLRRTGLSNGPDAVLSRYGSVLIAVAGSVYLAAALR